A genomic window from Silene latifolia isolate original U9 population chromosome Y, ASM4854445v1, whole genome shotgun sequence includes:
- the LOC141630746 gene encoding uncharacterized protein LOC141630746 produces the protein MKVVRACSNFIILLVEKYNGLLWYIVLFYGSSSLSMRSSVLMDLEAWCGTSRYPFLIVGDFNQVEYGCDKLSSGQRPFGGAYEFNMWKIKNELVDIPFKGPRFTWCNNRKGDKRVYERIDKALGSTEWSESKKPYKIDAWVLDHEECLERIRNVWAISENGSPTYRITRKLSRVRTSVKKWTLDKKAEWKVKWEEFDQRLEEGMNIACMGGSDEAYSRANDDIRNYAKAVASFWKQRAKLRWMVDGDTCTKYFFNWVKGRAWRNFIHGIKYEDRQ, from the exons ATGAAAGTTGTAAGGGCTTGTAGTAATTTTATCATTTTGCTAGTCGAAAAATATAATGGTCTTTTATGGTACATTGTGCTTTTTTATGGATCTTCGAGTTTAAGTATGCGATCCTCCGTTTTAATGGATTTGGAGGCATGGTGTGGAACAAGTAGATACCCCTTTCTTATAGTAggggatttcaatcaagttgaatATGGATGTGATAAGCTTAGCTCTGGTCAAAGACCTTTTGGAGGAGCTTATGAGTTTAACATGTGGAAAATAAAGAACGAATTAGTAGATATTCCGTTTAAAGGACCAAGGTTTACGTGGTGTAACAATCGTAAGGGGGATAAAAGGGTTTATGAGCGGATTGATAAAGCTTTGGGTTCAACGGAATG GAGTGAAAGTAAAAAGCCTTACAAGATTGATGCTTGGGTACTTGATCATGAGGAATGTTTAGAGCGAATTCGTAATGTATGGGCTATATCTGAAAATGGATCACCAACTTACCGAATTACAAGGAAATTGTCACGTGTTCGAACCAGTGTGAAGAAATGGACACTCGATAAAAAAGCCGAATGGAAAGTGAAATGGGAAGAGTTTGATCAAAGATTGGAAGAGGGAATGAACATAGCATGCATGGGAGGAAGTGATGAAGCTTATAGTAGGGCAAATGACGATATCAGAAATTATGCCAAAGCAGTGGCGAGTTTTTGGAAACAACGTGCAAAGTTGAGGTGGATGGTTGATGGTGATACTTGTACCAAGTATTTTTTCAATTGGGTAAAAGGAAGGGCATGGAGAAATTTTATACATGGGATTAAATATGAGGACAGGCAATGA
- the LOC141630747 gene encoding uncharacterized protein LOC141630747 → MGPLPQLKPKCGLRQGDPLSPYLFILCMEVLSRSIEQVQETGLIHGLKLCRGVDQLTHLFFADDSVFFFHDKGETATHLMKLIKEYCEVSGQRLNLEKSGIVFSPNTTLARMRKVMRSVKIHKNKGIGKYLGIPAEFQESKQDIFKSLIEHVTRRISSWNGIFLSPAGRLTLISSVLSNLSNYFLSVCKVPGEQRVKDEVYWPLKKDGIYSFKSGYGLIFGDYMEKRGSQKDKNRIGDKGREFCRKKLWHLPIPSNWKILIWKILTDTLPIGAESFVRDRELSDLIWAGSELGIRTENAETVDIKDWIINRIRYFYSRKEGERSVISFVAILWGLWSIRNNVIFKDMAVNQQFLVNGLFKAVNENVQILSDHIERKDVQNNKSKGQKEQSNYSLAEIREGKPVRVIGTHGTCEAIRVKVDASWRRDYEAVVGLVAYDFTGMEILRRQLKIRAESALQAEALGVRDVLLWAQHRGCLHLDISPDCLQLINQIAGVEMENHLIRQLLANLRRLYAYYHCLSFNFIPRKLNTVEHGLAYQAMRL, encoded by the exons ATGGGACCCCTCCCTCAGCTTAAGCCAAAATGTGGCTTGAGGCAGGGTGATCCTTTGTCACCGTATCTATTTATCCTATGCATGGAAGTGCTCTCAAGGAGTATTGAACAAGTTCAAGAAACAGGACTGATTCATGGGCTCAAATTGTGTAGAGGGGTCGATCAGCTCACCCACCTCTTTTTTGCGGACGATTCGGTGTTCTTTTTTCATGATAAAGGGGAGACGGCTACACATCTTATGAAGCTCATTAAGGAGTACTGCGAAGTTTCAGGGCAAAGGCTTAATTTGGAAAAGTCAGGTATAGTTTTTAGCCCTAATACTACTTTGGCAAGAATGCGGAAGGTTATGAGATCCGTGAAGATACATAAGAATAAAGGTATTGGTAAATACCTAGGTATTCCGGCTGAATTTCAAGAGTCGAAGCAAGACATCTTTAAGTCACTTATAGAACATGTCACAAGGAGGATCTCGTCGTGGAATGGAATTTTTCTGTCACCAGCGGGACGACTTACTTTAATCTCATCAGTCCTCTCCAATCTCTCCAATTACTTTCTATCGGTGTGCAAAGTACCG GGGGAGCAAAGGGTAAAGGACGAGGTTTACTGGCCACTTAAAAAGGACGGAATATATAGTTTTAAGAGCGGGTATGGGTTAATCTTTGGAGATTACATGGAAAAAAGAGGATCTCAGAAGGATAAGAACCGGATTGGAGATAAGGGTAGGGAGTTTTGCAGGAAGAAACTGTGGCATCTACCGATTCCCAGCAACTGGAAAATTCTCATATGGAAGATCCTTACCGACACATTACCCATTGGAGCTGA ATCATTTGTTCGAGATCGTGAATTATCCGATTTAATTTGGGCGGGTTCTGAGCTTGGAATTAGAACTGAGAATGCAGAAACTGTTGATATTAAGGATTGGATTATAAACAGGATCCGTTACTTTTATAGTAGAAAGGAGGGGGAAAGGAGTGTGATCTCTTTTGTGGCGATCCTATGGGGTTTATGGAGTATAAGAAATAATGTAATCTTTAAAGATATGGCGGTAAACCAGCAGTTCCTAGTTAATGGCCTGTTTAAGGCCGTTAATGAAAATGTACAGATACTAAGCGATCATATCGAAAGGAAGGATGTGCAAAATAATAAAAGTAAGGGCCAGAAGGAGCAATCCAACTATTCACTAGCGGAGATTCGAGAAGGTAAGCCGGTAAGAGTCATAGGCACGCATGGTACCTGTGAGGCGATTCGGGTCAAGGTGGACGCTAGTTGGCGACGGGATTATGAAGCGGTCGTAGGATTGGTGGCTTATGATTTCACAGGTATGGAGATCCTACGCAGACAGCTAAAAATAAGGGCTGAATCAGCACTGCAAGCGGAAGCGTTGGGTGTACGTGATGTTCTCTTATGGGCCCAACATCGTGGATGTCTTCACCTTGATATTTCACCGGATTGCTTACAACTTATTAATCAAATTGCAGGAGTTGAAATGGAAAATCATCTGATTAGACAGCTTCTGGCGAATCTGCGAAGACTTTATGCGTACTACCATTGCTTATCTTTTAATTTTATTCCGAGGAAACTTAATACTGTAGAACATGGTCTGGCTTATCAGGCCATGAGATTGTAG